Proteins encoded within one genomic window of Anopheles gambiae chromosome 3, idAnoGambNW_F1_1, whole genome shotgun sequence:
- the LOC1270831 gene encoding CCAAT/enhancer-binding protein, whose translation MESPQMYDTNQIQVRSDIKKLTMAANNSVNGANGTANGASPTNNNNNSPTAINQNTLAMKQQQQQQQQQHQQVQQQQVQQQQVQQQQQQQVQPQQQVQLGQHAATNGASGGLLSNGNLLSKQMLQQIQYSQSELDELTSQEISLDLQHLIDDQFRDPEALGIFTEMVTVGSTNGTMANPLVQTAAAKALQLQQARLSQHSNGGNSYQRSLAYMPQPVHTGAAYGSTSSDENSSVGSSADSANIKEEPVDPNEYRRQLLANGASGGAQFMGTINGYPGLPGAGGGGAATPNGVPGALGASGGGGTTPSYVTNGNGNSFSSLTPATVLHHQALPHLSGAAHLANLTKHSKMLPHVGRKTQQKVVDKGTDEYRRRRERNNIAVRKSREKAKVRSREVEEKVKTLLKEKDVLIRKIEEKNNEIALYKQLYMHLMNHSNPEINQICRSALNLSNMGDHM comes from the coding sequence ATGGAATCGCCGCAAATGTACGATACGAATCAAATCCAAGTGCGCAGTGATATCAAGAAGCTAACGATGGCCGCGAACAATAGCGTGAACGGTGCGAACGGCACGGCCAACGGGGCCTCGCcgaccaacaacaacaacaactcacCGACCGCGATTAATCAGAACACGCTGGcgatgaagcagcagcagcagcagcagcaacagcagcaccagcaggtccagcagcagcaggtccagcagcagcaggtccaacagcagcagcagcagcaggttcagCCCCAGCAGCAAGTGCAGCTCGGTCAGCACGCCGCCACCAACGGTGCGTCCGGCGGGCTGCTCTCCAACGGTAACCTCCTGTCCAAGCAGATGCTGCAGCAAATCCAGTACTCCCAGTCCGAGCTGGACGAGCTCACGTCCCAGGAGATCTCGCTCGATCTGCAGCACCTGATCGACGACCAGTTCCGCGACCCGGAAGCGCTCGGCATCTTCACCGAGATGGTGACGGTCGGCAGCACCAACGGTACGATGGCGAACCCGCTCGTCCAGACGGCCGCGGCCAAGGCGCTCCAGCTCCAGCAGGCCCGGCTCTCGCAGCACTCGAACGGTGGCAACAGCTACCAGCGCTCGCTCGCCTACATGCCCCAGCCGGTGCATACGGGCGCCGCGTACGGCAGCACCTCGAGCGACGAGAACAGCTCCGTCGGCTCGTCCGCCGACTCGGCCAACATCAAGGAGGAGCCCGTCGACCCGAACGAGTACCGCCGGCAGCTGCTCGCGAACGGTGCCTCCGGGGGCGCCCAGTTTATGGGCACCATCAACGGGTACCCGGGGCTGCCGGGggccggtggcggtggcgcgGCAACACCCAACGGTGTTCccggggcgctcggtgcgtcCGGGGGCGGCGGCACCACCCCCAGCTACGTCACCAACGGCAACGGTAACAGCTTCTCCAGCCTAACGCCCGCGACCGTGCTGCACCATCAGGCGCTACCGCATCTGTCCGGCGCCGCCCATCTCGCCAACCTGACCAAGCACAGCAAGATGCTGCCGCACGTCGGGCGCAAAACGCAGCAAAAGGTGGTGGACAAGGGCACGGACGAGTACCGGAGGCGGCGCGAGCGGAACAACATCGCGGTGCGGAAGTCGCGCGAAAAGGCGAAGGTGCGGTCGCGCGAGGTCGAGGAAAAGGTGAAGACGCTGCTGAAGGAGAAGGACGTGCTGATACGCAAGATCGAGGAGAAGAACAACGAGATCGCGCTGTACAAGCAGCTGTACATGCACCTGATGAACCACAGCAACCCGGAGATCAACCAGATCTGTCGCAGCGCGCTGAACCTGTCCAACATGGGCGACCACATGTGA